A stretch of Vibrio maritimus DNA encodes these proteins:
- a CDS encoding oligogalacturonate-specific porin KdgM family protein, which translates to MKKLVALAIVATFGAHAGVYTDLSQKSNGDTSAKVGYAFENGISTSLEHVRKKGLSKSKETTLSGAWAVSITDGWYVKPQAEVKFDHGETVSIHQPKDFSFNTTINPTYKLGLETGYEFESGFYLAGRYRYETTNVSAKFDDIAGNRKESGDHNVKVHRTDFKFGYAMDAVDLSVNWVRKSTNEEVVLSGLGSVGIIDYTPNEFEFKTTLTDFGAVAPYAQYTYKPEYKINSVKLNPENEVKVGFVYSF; encoded by the coding sequence ATGAAAAAGTTAGTAGCATTGGCAATAGTAGCAACGTTTGGAGCACACGCAGGTGTTTATACCGATCTGAGCCAGAAATCAAACGGCGACACTAGTGCGAAAGTTGGCTACGCTTTTGAAAATGGAATTTCGACAAGCCTAGAACACGTACGTAAAAAAGGCTTAAGCAAGTCTAAAGAGACAACCCTTTCTGGTGCTTGGGCTGTTTCTATCACAGATGGCTGGTATGTAAAGCCACAAGCAGAAGTTAAGTTTGATCATGGAGAAACAGTATCCATTCACCAGCCAAAAGATTTCAGTTTTAACACGACGATCAACCCTACTTATAAACTTGGACTAGAAACGGGTTATGAATTCGAGAGTGGATTCTATTTAGCAGGTCGTTATCGCTATGAAACGACAAATGTTAGTGCCAAGTTTGATGACATTGCTGGTAATCGCAAAGAGTCAGGTGATCACAATGTAAAAGTACATCGCACAGATTTTAAGTTTGGGTATGCAATGGACGCGGTTGACTTGAGTGTCAATTGGGTTCGTAAATCGACCAACGAAGAAGTCGTTTTAAGTGGTCTGGGCTCTGTAGGCATAATAGACTACACGCCTAATGAATTTGAATTTAAAACGACACTGACAGACTTTGGTGCTGTCGCGCCTTACGCTCAATACACATATAAGCCAGAGTATAAGATTAACAGCGTTAAACTTAATCCAGAAAACGAAGTTAAAGTTGGTTTTGTTTACAGTTTTTAA
- a CDS encoding ABC-F family ATPase, which produces MLSTANITQQFGAKPLFENISIKFGEGNRYGLIGANGCGKSTFMKILSGELEPTSGNVSYDPNERVAKLNQDQFAYEEFTVVDTVIMGHKELWAIKQERDRIYSLPEMSEEDGMKVADLEVQFAELDGYMAEAKAGELLLAVGIPEEQHFGLMSEVAPGWKLRVLLAQVLFADPHIMLLDEPTNNLDMDTIRWLEETLNQRNCTMIIISHDRHFLNSVCTHMADLDYGELRLFPGNYDEYMVAATQARERLLADNAKKKAQIAELNTFVARFSANASKAKQATSRAKQIDKIQLEEVKPSSRQNPFIRFDQEKELFRNALNVENLSQGFEDDLFSGFNAIFEVGERVAIIGENGVGKTTLLNTLAGVLEPRTGEYKWSENSNIGYYAQDHAHDFEEDMNLMDWMGQWRQEGDDEQVIRSFLGRMLFGQDDIKKSVKVLSGGEQGRMLLGKIMMHKPNMLLMDEPTNHMDMESIESLNSALEQYKGTLFFVSHDRVFVDSLATRILEIKDGKINDFRGTYAEFLRSKGIDG; this is translated from the coding sequence GTGCTATCGACCGCAAATATCACTCAACAGTTTGGTGCTAAACCACTGTTTGAAAACATCTCTATTAAGTTTGGCGAAGGCAACCGTTATGGTCTTATTGGCGCAAACGGCTGTGGTAAATCGACATTCATGAAAATTTTGAGCGGTGAGTTAGAACCTACGAGCGGTAACGTTTCTTACGATCCGAACGAGCGCGTTGCAAAACTGAACCAGGACCAGTTCGCTTATGAAGAGTTTACGGTAGTAGACACTGTTATCATGGGCCACAAAGAGCTATGGGCTATCAAGCAAGAGCGTGACCGTATTTACTCACTGCCAGAAATGAGTGAAGAAGATGGCATGAAAGTAGCGGATCTTGAAGTTCAGTTCGCAGAACTTGATGGTTACATGGCGGAAGCGAAAGCAGGTGAATTACTGCTTGCGGTAGGCATCCCAGAAGAGCAGCACTTTGGCTTGATGAGTGAAGTCGCTCCAGGTTGGAAGCTGCGTGTGCTATTGGCTCAGGTTCTTTTCGCTGACCCGCACATCATGCTACTCGACGAACCAACCAACAACTTGGACATGGACACCATTCGTTGGCTAGAAGAAACGTTGAACCAGCGTAACTGCACCATGATTATCATCTCGCACGACCGTCACTTCCTAAACTCAGTGTGTACCCACATGGCTGACCTCGATTACGGTGAGCTTCGTTTATTCCCTGGTAACTATGATGAGTACATGGTTGCGGCAACTCAGGCGCGCGAACGTCTACTAGCAGACAACGCTAAGAAGAAAGCTCAGATTGCTGAGCTAAACACCTTCGTAGCGCGATTCTCTGCAAACGCATCTAAAGCGAAGCAAGCAACATCTCGTGCTAAGCAAATCGATAAGATTCAGCTAGAAGAAGTGAAGCCTTCAAGCCGTCAAAACCCATTTATCCGTTTTGACCAAGAAAAAGAACTCTTCCGTAACGCGCTTAACGTAGAAAACCTAAGCCAAGGTTTCGAAGATGATTTGTTCTCAGGCTTTAACGCAATTTTCGAAGTCGGTGAGCGTGTTGCTATCATCGGTGAAAACGGTGTGGGTAAAACAACACTGCTTAACACGCTTGCTGGTGTGCTAGAGCCTCGTACTGGGGAATACAAGTGGTCTGAAAATAGTAACATTGGCTACTATGCACAGGACCATGCTCATGACTTCGAAGAAGACATGAATCTTATGGACTGGATGGGTCAATGGCGCCAAGAAGGTGATGACGAGCAAGTTATCCGTAGCTTCCTAGGTCGCATGCTATTTGGTCAGGACGACATTAAGAAGTCAGTAAAAGTCCTGTCTGGTGGTGAGCAAGGTCGTATGCTGCTAGGCAAGATCATGATGCACAAGCCAAACATGCTATTGATGGACGAACCGACGAACCACATGGACATGGAATCTATCGAGTCATTGAACAGCGCGCTAGAACAGTACAAAGGTACATTGTTCTTCGTGTCTCATGACCGCGTGTTCGTAGATTCTCTTGCGACTCGAATTCTAGAGATCAAAGACGGCAAGATTAATGACTTCCGTGGTACATACGCTGAGTTCTTGAGATCGAAAGGGATTGATGGATAA
- a CDS encoding GlpM family protein has translation MVTLFLKCLIGAAAVMLIAILSKSKNFFIAGLVPLFPSFALIAHYIVATERNMEALRMTALFGLYSLMPYAAYLIAVYYFSYHLSVMGTLLSAVLVWVMFAYLLLMVWVRNVVVV, from the coding sequence ATGGTCACTCTTTTTCTCAAGTGTTTGATTGGCGCAGCAGCCGTGATGTTGATTGCGATTCTATCCAAGAGTAAGAACTTTTTTATCGCCGGTCTTGTTCCACTGTTCCCGAGCTTTGCGCTGATTGCACACTATATTGTGGCAACTGAACGAAACATGGAGGCGCTTCGCATGACCGCACTGTTTGGGCTGTATTCGTTAATGCCTTATGCCGCTTATTTGATAGCTGTTTATTATTTTAGTTATCATTTGTCTGTAATGGGTACGCTACTGTCGGCCGTGTTGGTTTGGGTGATGTTTGCGTATTTGTTGTTGATGGTTTGGGTGCGGAATGTGGTTGTGGTTTAA
- a CDS encoding formate dehydrogenase accessory sulfurtransferase FdhD yields the protein MVKPNIIRTSENPLQTIEVDVYDEYGEKLTKQIACERPLTVMLNWKEIVTLMTLGSRPDSLVLGYLKNQGFLSDPAAIESLIIDWETHSAAVITKENTDFLEEALKKKTVTSGCGQGTMYGNVMKQLEGYQVPQTPLKQSQIYATLEALTHYNDTYKKAGAVHGCAICKGDEVLSFVEDVGRHNAVDTLAGEMWINEETGDDKIFYTTGRLTSEMVIKVAQMGIPVLLSRSGVTQMGLDLAKQFGITTIARAKGLRFQVFTGGEKVDFDVKGNS from the coding sequence GTGGTTAAACCCAACATTATTAGAACAAGCGAAAATCCCCTTCAAACTATCGAAGTTGACGTCTATGACGAGTACGGTGAAAAACTAACTAAACAAATTGCTTGCGAGCGACCTTTAACGGTGATGCTCAACTGGAAAGAAATCGTTACTCTGATGACATTAGGCTCCAGACCCGACTCTTTAGTCTTGGGCTATCTAAAAAACCAAGGGTTTCTCTCAGACCCTGCTGCCATCGAGTCACTAATTATCGATTGGGAGACACATTCTGCTGCGGTTATCACTAAAGAAAACACTGATTTCCTTGAAGAGGCGTTAAAAAAGAAAACTGTCACATCTGGCTGCGGCCAAGGCACCATGTATGGCAATGTGATGAAGCAGTTAGAAGGCTATCAGGTCCCACAAACGCCACTTAAACAATCTCAGATTTATGCAACACTTGAGGCATTAACTCACTATAACGATACCTACAAAAAAGCCGGTGCAGTCCATGGTTGCGCTATCTGTAAAGGCGATGAGGTATTATCGTTCGTGGAAGATGTCGGTCGCCACAATGCGGTCGACACGCTCGCAGGTGAAATGTGGATCAACGAGGAAACAGGTGATGACAAGATCTTCTACACCACTGGACGATTAACGTCAGAAATGGTGATCAAAGTTGCCCAGATGGGTATCCCCGTACTGTTATCACGCTCCGGGGTGACTCAAATGGGCTTAGACTTAGCGAAACAGTTTGGAATCACTACTATTGCGCGAGCTAAGGGGCTTCGTTTCCAAGTCTTTACTGGCGGTGAGAAAGTCGACTTCGATGTCAAAGGTAACAGCTAG
- a CDS encoding DUF3305 domain-containing protein, with the protein MQSETPESIPTQTSNFDVLQVEKNEHQWPIQIDLSIVDKQVGRWTSTQRELEGFELEVTDQSKPHAILELYRDERTDYRFNLSSQNPMLFVVLDNHDELSLKPIMVTASQAVAGSFMDGDYLVLSKPIPLPIQAWMEAFIGRHGELLEVRRKKRKGAGRSSGK; encoded by the coding sequence ATGCAGTCAGAAACTCCTGAATCCATTCCTACTCAAACTTCTAATTTTGATGTCCTCCAAGTTGAGAAAAACGAACATCAATGGCCAATTCAAATCGACTTGTCTATTGTCGACAAGCAGGTAGGGCGCTGGACGAGCACTCAGCGCGAGCTTGAAGGCTTTGAATTAGAAGTGACTGATCAGAGCAAACCCCATGCCATCTTAGAGCTTTATAGAGATGAGCGTACCGACTATAGATTCAACCTAAGTTCGCAAAACCCTATGCTGTTCGTTGTGTTAGATAACCACGACGAGCTCAGCTTAAAACCAATAATGGTGACAGCGTCACAGGCTGTTGCTGGTTCTTTTATGGATGGAGATTACCTCGTGCTCTCAAAGCCTATTCCGCTACCTATTCAAGCATGGATGGAGGCTTTTATAGGTCGACATGGTGAACTTCTTGAAGTAAGGCGTAAGAAACGTAAAGGGGCGGGACGATCGAGTGGCAAATAA
- a CDS encoding DUF3306 domain-containing protein, with translation MANNFLSRWSQRKLEEQSLDKTEQESASLEKVQEEEHSLDESVAELEGEQEDTASESEHEVEGEELSISQLLANTEVDKAVKKAALRKLFMQPEFNVVDGLNDYDHDYSAVKPLATEVAETLRGWVKDVEEHLEESEGSDESALAASIPDETEVEEEQTDNIETLSGDEESDSKLS, from the coding sequence GTGGCAAATAATTTTTTATCTCGCTGGTCACAGCGAAAATTAGAGGAGCAATCTCTAGACAAAACGGAACAGGAAAGTGCTTCGCTAGAGAAAGTGCAGGAAGAAGAACACTCTCTCGACGAAAGCGTTGCTGAACTAGAAGGTGAGCAAGAGGACACGGCTTCTGAATCAGAACACGAGGTTGAGGGTGAAGAACTTTCTATATCTCAGCTGCTTGCAAATACAGAAGTCGATAAGGCGGTAAAAAAAGCAGCACTACGAAAGCTTTTTATGCAACCCGAGTTTAATGTTGTCGATGGTCTAAATGATTACGACCACGACTACTCAGCCGTCAAGCCACTTGCTACAGAGGTAGCGGAAACACTCAGAGGTTGGGTCAAAGACGTCGAAGAACATCTTGAAGAATCCGAGGGTTCTGACGAATCGGCTCTAGCAGCTTCGATTCCAGACGAAACTGAGGTTGAAGAAGAGCAAACAGATAACATTGAAACGCTCAGTGGCGATGAAGAGTCTGACTCAAAATTATCGTAA
- a CDS encoding 4Fe-4S dicluster domain-containing protein, with protein MIKQLLQQATSQNGRARSYAFENTVELSNLIPPTVSYESHGDTLIVGPTAIITSTAEQFTSMHSVTLLSTDGEPSEHDNLYYADSIEITGFLGTFSVHINNKNTHSNLAEVSVGRDCFDIVLDHSLNGCMSEEVPVPGYYPVGRGYPTLADALEEIPGLMGTFDKPKFFRLDNDMCAHSSRGVKGCERCVDACPAGALSSQGNDKIGHKIEINPYLCQGVGTCATACPTEAIHYALPTPQETQKFIERTLANYHQQGGENAIILICSSRHESYNAMALNALPENVIPVVVEELPSVGIDTWFAALVNGATQVLFAASRHMPETIQTVLNSEVGMAQQLLENLGLARETIDILYLESLREGLPTLVEKDLELRIGDVEGSKRERLFHSLDVLSAKHGVTDTIQPLPTTAPYGTVTCDTDKCTLCMGCVAVCPTKALYNKGDRPALDFVEQDCVQCGMCEKACPESALSLTQQINWDKESRTQVIALHEEKAAECLSCGKPFAPQSMITMLQDKLRGHSHFDNEAALRRIAMCEDCRVVDMFENMAENPEQQLKY; from the coding sequence ATGATAAAACAACTATTACAACAAGCGACATCTCAAAATGGACGTGCACGCTCATACGCGTTTGAAAATACCGTTGAGTTATCCAACTTAATACCGCCAACTGTAAGCTACGAAAGTCATGGCGACACCCTAATAGTCGGCCCTACCGCGATTATCACCAGTACTGCCGAGCAATTTACAAGCATGCATTCTGTTACTTTGCTGTCCACCGATGGTGAACCTTCTGAGCATGACAACCTTTATTACGCTGATAGTATTGAAATCACTGGTTTCTTGGGGACCTTCAGTGTCCATATCAATAATAAGAATACCCACAGCAATCTAGCTGAAGTCTCAGTGGGTAGGGACTGTTTCGATATTGTTCTCGACCATTCTCTTAATGGTTGTATGTCTGAGGAAGTACCCGTCCCTGGTTATTATCCTGTTGGTCGTGGCTATCCTACGCTTGCCGATGCGCTAGAAGAAATACCCGGTTTAATGGGTACCTTCGATAAACCTAAATTCTTTCGTCTAGACAATGATATGTGTGCTCACAGTTCGCGTGGTGTTAAAGGGTGCGAGCGCTGTGTGGATGCATGTCCTGCAGGTGCACTGAGTAGCCAAGGCAATGACAAAATCGGACACAAAATCGAGATAAATCCATACCTTTGTCAGGGTGTGGGCACTTGTGCGACCGCTTGTCCGACAGAGGCTATTCACTATGCATTGCCGACACCACAAGAAACGCAAAAGTTTATTGAGCGTACGCTTGCGAATTATCATCAACAAGGTGGCGAAAATGCCATCATTTTGATCTGTAGCTCGCGTCACGAGAGTTATAACGCCATGGCACTTAATGCTCTCCCAGAAAACGTCATTCCTGTCGTGGTTGAAGAGCTTCCTTCAGTGGGGATCGATACTTGGTTCGCAGCCTTAGTCAACGGCGCAACTCAAGTTTTGTTTGCTGCCAGTCGTCATATGCCTGAGACCATCCAAACGGTTCTTAATAGTGAAGTCGGTATGGCACAGCAGCTTTTAGAGAATCTCGGTCTAGCTCGTGAAACGATAGATATTTTGTACCTAGAGTCGCTTCGCGAAGGCTTACCAACGTTAGTTGAAAAAGACCTTGAACTTCGTATTGGCGACGTAGAGGGAAGCAAGCGTGAGCGCCTTTTCCATTCATTAGACGTGCTGTCTGCCAAGCACGGTGTCACTGACACAATCCAGCCACTACCAACGACGGCGCCATACGGCACAGTTACTTGTGATACTGATAAATGCACATTGTGCATGGGTTGTGTTGCGGTGTGTCCAACAAAAGCGCTTTATAACAAAGGTGACAGACCCGCGCTAGATTTTGTTGAGCAAGACTGTGTGCAATGTGGCATGTGTGAAAAAGCGTGCCCCGAATCTGCACTGTCTCTCACTCAACAAATCAACTGGGACAAAGAATCTCGAACTCAAGTCATTGCGCTTCATGAAGAGAAAGCTGCGGAGTGTCTAAGCTGTGGCAAGCCTTTCGCACCCCAATCTATGATCACTATGCTGCAAGATAAGTTACGCGGTCACTCTCATTTTGACAACGAAGCGGCACTGCGTCGTATCGCGATGTGTGAAGACTGCCGTGTCGTCGATATGTTTGAAAACATGGCAGAAAACCCAGAACAGCAACTCAAGTATTAG
- a CDS encoding TorD/DmsD family molecular chaperone has translation MENENNELRSDIYLLISTLCRGAPERELLDFLSSLEIESGINQMTSAWQDLAAAANVAEVSALEDEYQDLFIGIGKGEVIPFASWHLTGSLMDKPLAALRHDLGHLGLEREESVKEPEDHISAVCEVLAHLIDQQKESEAKAFFNQHLSPWYSDLCRQIETAPSAQFYPAVAALMQAFFDVEQVSYAQNPGSTQTKMKIDVKNITTK, from the coding sequence ATGGAAAACGAGAACAACGAACTACGAAGTGACATCTACCTGCTTATTTCAACTCTGTGCCGTGGAGCCCCTGAACGAGAGCTTCTCGATTTTCTATCTTCTCTCGAGATCGAGTCCGGCATTAATCAAATGACAAGTGCATGGCAGGATCTTGCTGCAGCTGCAAACGTTGCTGAGGTCAGCGCTCTAGAAGACGAGTACCAAGATTTGTTTATAGGTATTGGCAAAGGGGAAGTGATTCCGTTTGCATCTTGGCACTTAACAGGATCACTAATGGATAAACCGCTCGCTGCACTTCGACATGACCTAGGCCACTTGGGTCTAGAGCGCGAGGAGTCAGTGAAAGAACCTGAAGATCATATTTCCGCAGTGTGTGAAGTTCTCGCGCACTTAATAGATCAGCAAAAGGAGAGCGAAGCGAAAGCTTTCTTTAATCAGCACCTCTCTCCTTGGTACTCAGATTTGTGTCGTCAGATTGAAACCGCACCAAGTGCGCAGTTTTATCCTGCTGTCGCGGCACTGATGCAAGCATTTTTCGATGTGGAGCAGGTGAGCTATGCGCAAAACCCAGGCTCTACGCAGACGAAAATGAAAATAGACGTAAAAAACATAACCACTAAGTAA
- a CDS encoding twin-arginine translocation signal domain-containing protein, producing MSKQTKRDDKSEFNENRRNLLKGLTTAAVAGAVISGTAHAATNTELVDVKPDDEKKTGYRETQHVKDYYDTL from the coding sequence ATGAGTAAACAAACCAAACGTGACGATAAAAGTGAATTTAACGAGAATCGTCGAAACCTACTAAAGGGCTTGACCACCGCAGCTGTTGCCGGAGCGGTTATTTCAGGTACCGCGCATGCTGCTACTAACACCGAATTAGTTGATGTGAAACCCGATGACGAGAAGAAAACAGGTTATCGCGAAACCCAGCATGTTAAAGACTATTACGACACACTCTAG
- a CDS encoding formate dehydrogenase subunit alpha, whose product MKLTKRSDNVSKNENKLGLSRRAFMRNSSIAAGGLAAGAYTFAPGMIKKAQAESLPVDAKTEVKRTICSHCSVGCGIYAEVQNGVWTGQEPAFDHPFNAGGHCAKGAALREHGHGERRLKYPMKLEGGKWKKLSWEDAIEEIGNKVLEIRKESGPDSVYWLGSAKHSNEQAYMFRKMASLWGTNNVDHQARICHSTTVSGVANTWGYGAMTNSFNDMHNCKSMLFIGSNPAEAHPVAMQHILIAKEKNRCQIVVADPRRTRTAAKANHYCSLRPGTDVAFIWGLLWHIFANKWEDQEFIRQRVYGMDEIRAEVAKWNPEEVERVTGVSEADVYKAAKILSENRPGSIIWCMGGTQHTTGNNNTRAYCVLELALGNIGKSGGGANIFRGHDNVQGATDLGVLSHTLPGYYGLADGSWKHWAKVWDVDYEWIKERFDQNEYRGKKPMNNMGIPVSRWIDGVLENKDNIEQNDNIRAMFYWGHAVNSQTRGVEMQKAMQKLDMMVIVDPYPTHAAVMNNRTDGVYLLPATTQFETYGSVTASNRSLQWRDKVVEPLFDSKPDHEIMYLLTKKLGFEKELFKNIKVENNEPNIEDITREFNKGMWTIGYTGQSPERIKAHQQNWHTFHKTSLVAEGGPINGETYGLPWPCWGTPEMKHPGTHILYDTSKTVADGGGNFRARFGVEFEGDNILAEDSYSLGCELEDGYPEFTDKLLKQLGWWDDLTAEEKAAAEGKNWKTDLSGGIQRVAIKHGCIPFGNAKARAIVWTFPDRVPLHREPLYTPRRDLVADYPTWDDSESIYRLPTMYKSIQDKDVSGEYPIVLTSGRLVEYEGGGEETRSNPWLAELQREMFVEVNPKDANDIGFKDGDMVWVEGAEKGRIKVKAMVTPRVKPGLAFIPFHFGGKFQGEDLTNKYPEGTVPYVIGEAANTATTYGYDPVTQMQETKVTLCNIKKA is encoded by the coding sequence ATGAAACTAACTAAACGCTCCGACAATGTGAGCAAAAACGAAAACAAGCTAGGACTCAGCCGCCGTGCATTTATGCGCAACTCTTCTATTGCAGCGGGTGGTCTGGCAGCAGGTGCGTATACGTTCGCGCCCGGAATGATCAAAAAGGCACAGGCAGAATCTTTACCGGTTGATGCCAAAACTGAAGTAAAACGTACCATCTGTTCTCACTGTTCAGTGGGTTGCGGTATTTATGCTGAAGTACAGAACGGCGTATGGACGGGGCAAGAGCCTGCGTTCGACCATCCTTTTAATGCTGGTGGACACTGCGCGAAAGGTGCCGCTTTGCGCGAGCATGGTCATGGTGAACGTCGTCTTAAATATCCAATGAAGCTCGAAGGTGGTAAGTGGAAGAAACTAAGTTGGGAAGATGCGATTGAAGAGATCGGCAACAAAGTTTTAGAGATCCGCAAAGAGTCAGGTCCAGATTCTGTTTACTGGTTGGGTAGTGCGAAGCACAGTAACGAACAGGCGTACATGTTCCGTAAGATGGCGTCGCTTTGGGGCACCAACAACGTTGACCACCAAGCACGTATTTGTCACTCAACCACGGTTTCTGGTGTAGCGAACACTTGGGGCTATGGTGCGATGACAAACTCTTTCAATGACATGCACAACTGTAAGTCGATGCTGTTCATCGGCTCTAACCCCGCTGAAGCGCACCCAGTTGCGATGCAGCACATCTTGATTGCCAAAGAAAAGAACCGCTGCCAAATTGTTGTGGCGGATCCTCGTCGTACTCGTACAGCAGCAAAAGCAAACCACTACTGTTCTTTGCGTCCTGGTACTGATGTTGCCTTTATCTGGGGTCTCTTATGGCACATCTTTGCAAATAAATGGGAAGATCAAGAGTTCATTCGTCAACGTGTCTACGGTATGGATGAGATCCGTGCTGAAGTTGCCAAATGGAATCCAGAGGAAGTGGAGCGCGTAACTGGCGTTAGTGAAGCTGATGTATACAAAGCGGCGAAGATCCTATCTGAGAATCGTCCAGGCAGTATCATTTGGTGTATGGGTGGTACGCAACACACCACTGGTAACAACAATACTCGTGCATACTGTGTACTTGAACTTGCATTGGGTAACATCGGTAAGTCGGGCGGTGGTGCAAACATCTTCCGTGGACACGACAACGTACAGGGCGCAACTGACCTTGGCGTACTATCTCACACATTACCTGGTTACTATGGTCTGGCAGACGGCTCATGGAAGCACTGGGCAAAAGTGTGGGATGTCGACTATGAGTGGATCAAAGAGCGATTTGACCAAAACGAGTATCGTGGCAAGAAGCCAATGAACAACATGGGTATTCCTGTCTCACGTTGGATTGATGGTGTTCTAGAAAACAAAGACAACATCGAGCAGAACGATAACATTCGTGCCATGTTCTACTGGGGTCACGCGGTTAACTCGCAAACGCGTGGCGTTGAAATGCAAAAAGCGATGCAGAAACTGGACATGATGGTCATCGTCGATCCATATCCAACCCACGCTGCGGTAATGAACAACCGTACTGATGGCGTGTATCTACTGCCAGCAACCACGCAATTCGAAACCTACGGTTCGGTAACAGCTTCGAATCGCTCTCTTCAATGGCGAGACAAAGTCGTTGAACCATTGTTCGATTCAAAACCTGACCACGAGATCATGTATCTTCTTACTAAGAAGCTTGGTTTTGAGAAAGAGTTGTTTAAGAACATTAAAGTTGAGAACAACGAGCCAAATATCGAAGACATTACTCGCGAGTTCAACAAGGGCATGTGGACGATTGGTTACACTGGTCAAAGCCCAGAGCGTATCAAAGCGCACCAACAGAACTGGCATACCTTCCACAAGACCTCTTTGGTTGCCGAAGGCGGCCCAATCAATGGTGAAACCTACGGTCTACCTTGGCCATGTTGGGGCACACCTGAGATGAAACATCCAGGCACACACATTCTCTACGATACATCAAAAACCGTTGCTGATGGTGGTGGTAACTTCCGTGCTCGCTTTGGTGTTGAGTTTGAAGGTGACAACATTCTCGCTGAAGACAGTTACTCATTGGGCTGTGAACTGGAAGACGGTTACCCAGAGTTCACCGACAAGCTTTTGAAACAGCTTGGATGGTGGGACGACCTCACTGCAGAAGAAAAAGCGGCTGCCGAAGGTAAAAACTGGAAGACCGATCTATCGGGTGGTATCCAGCGTGTGGCAATCAAGCACGGCTGTATCCCATTTGGTAATGCGAAAGCACGCGCCATCGTTTGGACATTCCCGGACAGAGTACCGCTACACCGCGAGCCACTCTACACGCCGAGACGTGATCTCGTCGCAGACTATCCAACATGGGATGACAGCGAGTCAATTTATCGTCTGCCAACTATGTACAAGTCTATTCAGGATAAAGACGTTTCTGGCGAGTACCCAATCGTTCTTACTTCAGGTCGATTAGTGGAGTACGAGGGTGGTGGTGAAGAGACCCGTTCCAACCCTTGGCTTGCTGAACTGCAACGTGAAATGTTCGTTGAAGTTAACCCGAAAGACGCCAATGACATCGGCTTTAAAGACGGCGACATGGTCTGGGTTGAGGGTGCAGAGAAAGGGCGCATCAAGGTGAAGGCTATGGTGACACCTCGTGTGAAACCGGGTCTAGCGTTTATCCCATTCCACTTTGGCGGAAAGTTCCAAGGTGAGGACCTCACCAACAAGTATCCGGAGGGCACAGTGCCTTACGTTATTGGTGAAGCGGCGAACACTGCGACCACTTATGGTTATGACCCAGTGACCCAGATGCAAGAAACCAAAGTCACTCTCTGTAACATTAAGAAAGCGTAA
- the fdh3B gene encoding formate dehydrogenase FDH3 subunit beta yields the protein MANMKFLCDTKRCIECNGCVTACKNENDDALQWGIQRRRVVTLNDGLPGENSISVACMHCTDAPCMAVCPADCFERTEDGIVLHNKDLCIGCGYCLFACPFGAPQFPKQAAFGERGKMDKCTFCAGGPETEDNSEEERAKYGANRIAEGKLPMCAELCSTKALLAGDAAKVSDIFRQRVVERGAKDAGWTDGNDLAYDATKS from the coding sequence ATGGCTAATATGAAATTCCTATGTGACACCAAGCGTTGTATTGAATGTAACGGCTGTGTGACCGCATGTAAAAATGAAAATGACGACGCGCTGCAATGGGGTATCCAGAGACGTCGCGTTGTGACACTCAATGATGGTCTTCCAGGTGAAAACTCGATCTCTGTAGCTTGTATGCACTGTACCGATGCGCCATGTATGGCAGTATGTCCAGCAGACTGTTTCGAGCGCACAGAAGATGGCATTGTGCTTCACAACAAAGATCTTTGTATCGGTTGTGGCTACTGCTTATTTGCGTGTCCGTTTGGTGCTCCTCAGTTCCCTAAACAGGCAGCATTTGGTGAGCGCGGTAAAATGGACAAATGTACTTTCTGTGCCGGTGGTCCTGAAACTGAAGACAATTCAGAAGAAGAGCGTGCTAAATACGGTGCGAACCGTATTGCAGAAGGTAAATTGCCGATGTGTGCCGAGCTTTGCTCAACCAAGGCTCTTCTAGCAGGTGACGCAGCGAAAGTGTCGGACATATTCCGCCAACGTGTTGTGGAACGTGGTGCTAAAGATGCTGGCTGGACAGACGGTAATGACCTAGCGTATGACGCAACGAAAAGCTAA